Below is a genomic region from Macaca fascicularis isolate 582-1 chromosome 18, T2T-MFA8v1.1.
cagagtctcactctgtcacccaggctggagagcaatggcatgatcttggctcactgcaacccctgcttcccgggttcgagtgattcttctgccttagcctcccgagtagctgggattacaggcacctaccaccacatctggctaattttttttttttcagtagagaaggggctttgccatgttgcccagtatcgaactcctgatctcaggtgatccacctgccttggcctcccaaatgctggaattacaggtgtgagccaccgtccgTGCCCAGCcctagtttttcattttgttttttgtggagacggggtctcacccttgttgcccaggctgggctggaactcctgagctcaagcaatccacctgcctcagcctcccaaagtgttggaattacaggcgtaagcccccACTCCTggatgactttttaattttaaaaattgtatcagGACTTTAGTAGTTGAAAGTGGAAAAGTGCTATATTTCTAAAACAATATGAAACCTGGAagagatttcatttatttctaaaaatgcaaGTAACATCTTAAAGGCACATGCATTTTTCCCTCAATCACCTACTGAGTACATTAAAATGTTAAGATGtcaaaaagtacataaaatacaACACATAGCATATATAGGAATAGACTTAAATACCTTTTGGTTAATTAAAATCAGGATGAAAATTCTGTTAGTTATAGGAAGAAATAGCAGTTGGAAAAGATAATGTTTTCTAGTTGGTTCTTAAAGAATCTGAACTGAAAGTATTACAATAGTTCTATGTAAAAAATAACTTGTGGGTATTTTAGTAATATGTGTGTTCTTAGAATAGAACAGATGGCAGAACAAAATAAAACGTAATTTCCAGATGTATCATGTTGTAAATTCAGTGCCATGAACTCAGCATTATCAACTGAATATCACGTTTAAACATAGCCAGCACTGTAGCACTTTTCGAGTAAATTTTAACTAAATGATTAACCTTTGAAATATCATTTAAGGTTTATTATCTGGGGTAGGTATCCCAAAAAGTAGATATTGTAGTAGCTGTTCAAATCTTCTGTTTTTAGATAATCTGCTGCTGCTGTGCGAGCTCTTCCTAGTCTGCAAGGATCCTCAGAACAGAGTTGGGGGGAGCCCACAGAGGACCATTTGCACTCATCCCTCTTTGGAGTCATTACAAAACAGCTGCTGTGCACGGCCCTTATCCAAAGAGTGTACTGTTCCCACCATGTcctatttctttgctgattttaggatttcaaagaattaatttaaaagtaGCTGCTTTTTACCAAGAGGTTGGGGACCCCTAAACTTGGCAATCCCAATTAAGATAATGTAAAAGCAAATCAAAAGCTATCACCTCAGTTACCTGGTAGACATTTCCTTCTTTCAGGTCCATGTTCTAAGCATTAGGAATGATGAGAGATTTCTTAGGTTTTGATTTATCTGAATCAAGTATCTGTATTAGATTGAAGAATCACATTTTGTTACAAATTAACTGCATATACTTACAGTTGCTCTAAGGTAgatattctgtttattaattaGTATGGTTCTAAATGATCTCGGGGAAATCATTTAAATACTTATTTAGGGATTTTAAAGGTCTAGCATATGACAAGTAGTGccaggttattattattattttacctgCTTCCTAGAAGAACTGGATTGGCCATAGTGCGCAGTATTGGAATGATGCTTCTTTGAAGTTTTGGAAGACTCTGgacataattttcttttagaCTTGTGGGCTATTTTGCTTACTATCAACCTGTGGTCACTTGTACCAACTTCTTTAGCTTGATTTTCTGATTGCTGCTGTAGCAGTCGGGGATCTTCTGTTTCTCCATCTGATTCAAAAATGTGTGGCTGTCTTTTCAGTTTTAGTGACCCATGGCTTTTCCCTAAAATTTGTGTTATACATTTGcctgttaaattttcttttcctttcatttggaCGTCAACAGCACTTTTTACTACCCCTAAATTGTTATTTGACCTCAGCAATACTGCACTGTTAGAtagttgcttatttttgtttaaactcACAGTCGATTTTCCATTAGAAGAGGgaaattttgtcatattttcagaagactctgtatttttttcttgcagagGTCTGGAATTCTCCTGATTTAAATTGTTAGCAGCCTGCATCTGAATGTTACTATTATATCTGTTTTTTATAGCTGGACCTAAATTCAGTTTGTCATGCTGGATCATACTAGTTTTGAGTGAAAACAATTTAGATTGTGTCACAACATGCTGTTTTCTTTTCGGGCTGCCAAGTACTAAGGTatttttgaaaactggtacaaacTTAGGGGTGATGTTGCTTTGGGAGCTAAGATTTGTGTGTTGAACTTGAGCATTTCCTCTGTTGGGCATTAATACTTCCGAACGTACTTGTGGAGCCCTGATAGACAGGGATTTCTTTCTACTCTGAACAGACTCTGGCTGGAGATGCAAAGCTGAGAAAATGCCTGCTGTTGGCTGGCTGACTGAAAGCTCCACCTTGTGGTCCACTGCTACTGAACATGGTAGAAGACTTTGAGCACAGGCAGGTTTTATGGAAGTGGCTTGAGTCAGAGATGCCCTGAACATTTTTTTAGTGGTCAAATTGGGTGGCTTGACTTTGTGTTCCTGAAAggatagagatttaaaaaaaattaaaaatgttaataatgtccttaatgaaaaagaaataaaatataaaataccatcCAATTAAGAATATAAAGCAACACTATGATTTACAGAACaggtaaagaaaaaacaaaataaaaatgagcctTCCGGTGGAAATGTGTACATTTCTTAAGGTTTGTATCCTCCTTTAGATACTATCCAAGATACCATCTTAAGATAAAGGTATATACTACATTTCATATAAATCTACTATAAAAACCATTCGCACAGCTACTCATTGTCCTCCAAACATGCTCATGCTGCTGTCTTGCTCACTGAACAAGGTATGGCCTCCTTTAGATACTCAAAGTCCCACCTTCTCCCACCCATCAATCTACCATAGAGTGACTGTTTTTCTGTCAACTCTCCAAGGATCTgctataaattaaatattatttgtcacaaaaaaaaaatagtacaaggTAAGCTATCTTATCTTTCAGTGCACATGTTCCATCTTCCTAAGTAGGTACTAGATTCTTGGAGGGTAAGAACCAGGACTTATTTACTCTTAAATCCTTCACAGTTACTAAAAATccttgttgaaagaaattaataaagaGGTGGCTGCACCTACACTAGGCCTTTAGGAATAAGTGGGATTTTGACTACAGGGAAGATGCCATCTGTGTCTTAATCATGTTTGTTTTTTCACTGCctaccacagtgcctggtacCTGGTAGCAATTCAGCAAGTATTTGTCAAAGAAATTTGTCAGATGCATGAAAATGATTAAAGTGTTCACAGTCTTTTAAAGATGAACtgtggatacacacacacatacacataaataatatacaatttaccattttaaccatttttaagtgaacaattcagtggctttaAGTACATTTACCACTGTACTGTGTTATATAACCATCAACACtatttccaaaaattttttttcattccaaaCAGAAACTTTGTACTCTGTAAATAGTAATTTcctgtttcctcttccttctagcccctggtaacctctattttactttctcttctatGAATTTGCCCATTCTAGGTACCAcgtgtaagtggaatcataaaatatttgtctttttgtgtctggcttatttcacataatgttttcaaggttcacctaTATTGCAACATGAGTCAGAACTTATTTCTTTTAATGACTGACTATTCCCCTGTACATATATAGCATattttatccactcatctgttggtGGAAAGTATTCTTTTAAAGTACATGTCTATTGAGTCCTGTTGTCTGTAAAAGACTGATACGTGGCAATAATCTGAAACACTGAACACCAAGTTCTTTTCTTACTTTCCCCATCAAAACACAGGTTCACAgcttgaaataaacattttaaaactgctAGGAATAATATGCAAACTTGAATGACTGGTTTTTCTCTCCACTACTGGAGGCTCCACTGTTGAATGAGGTTGAGAAGAGAATAGGAAAGATTTTGGAAATCAGAGTTGGAATCACAAGTAAGAGACTGTGATTAGTAAGAGACTAATCCAATTATCTATTAGGCATAAACAAATCACACCAAAATGTAGTTGCTTATAACCAATAATAATTATGTTATCATCTCTCACTATTCTGGGGGTTGGCTTGGCTTAGTTTGGCATCTCTCATGCTGTGTGGTTAGATACTCTGCCGCTGGAGATCACTTCCTCTTTCACATGTGTTAGGTGATGCTGGCTATTGACTGGAATGCTGACAGGCAGTCTCTTCCTGTGCTGGGGATCTCTCACAGATTGGACTCCAAGAACAGAAGTCCCCAGAAAGACCAGGTGGAAGCTGTTTCTCTCCTAAAGACCTAACCTCAGAGTATGTTGCATCACTCTGTCATAGGGACATCCAGACTCAAGAGAACAAGACCCATACCTCAATGACAGGAGTATTGTTCCATGACCAAAATGATGTGGAGAAGGAAATTTCAGGAAACTTAGTTCCATAATACTTAACTTGACATAATAGAAAGTCATTACAGAGAACAATACTCCTCCTTCCATGTTGACTATTCTTGGGAAAAATGGAAAGTCTCCAAGAAAATGTTGAGTGAGATTTGGGGGTGATGCTGAAAATAGGTGACTGGGATTCATTGCTGGAGATTACTTCAGTTGGAGGCTTACCCATACCACCAGGGCAAGAAGACAtcctgtcttagtttgttttggctgctataacagagcaggtagtttataaacaacagttttggaggctaggacgtccaagatcaaggcagatcCCTCTTGGGCCTTTTAAATAAGAGCCCTAATCCTGTTTAGCACAGTTCTACCcccatgacctaattacctcccaaagatcctacctcctaatatcatcaccttgggagttagggtttcaacatttaaattttggagaaatacattcagaccatagcacatcCTTCTTAATTTGCCCATTATTTtcaaaggatacaaagaaaaCCCAGCAAAGTTTCATGACCCTGAATGACGAAATACAGAAGTTAACCAAGGAAGAATTACTGGCTTACTGCCCCTTGACATTGCTCAGCTGAGTGAAAAGGCATGCATCAAGAATGGGTTTGTATTAGTATGCTAGGGCAATGTGGCACAAAGTGCTACACACTGGATGGTCTACACAACAGAAACATTATCTCAGTTTTAGAGCCTTGAAGTCTgaaaccaaggtgttggcagggctggttccttcagAGGGCCAGGAGGAAAGGATCTGTTCTGGGCCTGTTTTCTCGGCTTGTAGATGCCCATCTTCACATTCACACAGTGTTCTtcctctatgtgtgtctgtgtccaaattgcCCCTTTTCATAAGAacactagtcatattggattaggggcccaccCTACTATAGtataacctcattttaactaaCTATATCTGCAGTGACCCTATatcaaataaggtcacatcctAAGGagctgggggttaggatttccaTGTATGTATCTGGGGgtacacaattcaacccacaacagGATTGGGTATATACTTCTGGAGAGAGTAGAGAGAGGAGGCAGATGTTTTTCTGAAGACTCCCTGTACAAGGGAGCTAGGGTAAAGCTAAAAAGTAACTGATAAAACCTCATATACTATCTCTGTCGAGATACCATATAAGAGACCACCACCATCAAATCAACCCAGGTCAAGAAGTGAAGGTGTGAAGGCCTCCTACCCCCACACTCCCCACAGCCAATCTCTCTGCTGTGACTGCCATGGATAGGACGGGCTGGTATTCAACCTCCATTCCACCCTCCTCCTAGTGCTCCTACATAGACTAAAGCCTGGAAATCTAAAATTTACATTTCATCTTTTGCAGCTAGGGTTTGGATGTGATTTAGAAACAGCCAATCAGATGCACtcataaaatatttggaagtaGAAGTAAGGTCAAGCCACACTTCTGCTGTTTTTGCAGAAATGCTTAATTATGAATGCCTTTGATTTTCAGTTGCAGAGTTAGCAGCTTAAGTGTAGGGGAGGAGAATGTAGGGTACCATTCTCTTGCTATAGAGTAGTAGTCCTCAACTTgactttttggcatcagggactggttttgtggaagacaatttttccacggaccagGGTGGCAGGGGGGATGGATTTgaaatgaaactgttccatctcagatcatcaggcattcaaatctcataaggagcatgcaacctagatctctcgcatacgcagttcacaatagggttcgtgctcctataagaatctaatgccgctgacaggaggcagagctcaggtggcaATGCTCGCTCGTTctcctgccactcacctcctgctgtgtggcctggttcctaacaagcCATGGACTGGTaggtccatggcctgggggttggggacccccgCTATAGAGCATACTAAGCAAACATACCAATGTACTTCACCACATACCACTGCCCTTGTCCTATGCAAGGTCTCCCCGCACAGATGCTATTGTGAGAAGAAGGGTTCTTAAATTGGATTGAAGAACATTTCTACCTTAAAGAGATGTTTTGTCATAAGGGACTGAGTCACCTTGAAGTGTCCAGattgaatttttttccatttgatgaAAAAAGGGTTAAagaattaagttaaaaatgaatatagaaaagCAAAGAACACGCACTGTTTGGACCCTTGGGTTCTATAAACTGTAGTAATGTTTAAACAATATATCTACTACTTGAGATAAAAGAAAACTCATAGGCAGATTCATATAAGTTACTTGTTTTTGGACAGAAAACTGTACTAGAATATGTGTGTGGCGtatgaaatatgtttatattcACACACTGTTTCTTCTTCAGCTGTCTTTTGGAAATATACATATGGTGAACATAACTTCTAGAAGTTTCTTTTGCTCCCTAGCCTAGCCTGTCAATATATTATTTACtcattctttcaatttttaagaTAAAGTAAATAGCTCAAAGGGGGAAACCTCTAGATTTatatccaaaatttataaaaagactACAAAAGAGCCTATGTAAACAGCAGATGAGATCATAAATAATTCACAGAACTTAAATATACTTAATAGTCAACAAACTACAGCTTTGTGAAGTCATAagccaacaaaaaaaaatatgctttattatatcattatcattattctGCCAAGTGTCATTGGCAAATGCAACCTGGTtgaattttaatttctagaaTTTATATATAACTTATGTAACTTTATACATTAACATAACATTATAGAAGAAGGCTAAAAGCTTGAACTTACATATGAATGAATATCTCACGGAAGCTTAATATTAAAGTAATAATTAAATGAAACTTGAGAAATGACGAAGATGACTAATCAAAAGTTTTATCGCTCAAAATTTGGTTCCGTGCATTATCACCTCAGTGTATTTCTTGCTTCAAGTTGAAGCAGAATTCAGTCAAGCTTAGATATAACCACAGGTTTATAGGACATATGggtttttgaagaatattttctttaagtgACATGACACAACAAGAAAgcagtcaaattcagaatatggGACATTCTCTAGGGAAAATAATCTAGTTTTCCCACAAATAACTGGCCTAAATAAAAGGGGAGAGAGTTTGAGATGTTATAGAATAAAGAGATTTAAGAGACATACATAAAATTATGTGGAACATTTTTTGGATTCTGATTTAAACAAAACTCCTAAAAATAAATCTGTGTGAGATAAGTGGGGAACTGCAGTGTGAACTAGTACTTAACAGATATTAAGAAACTACTGTTAATTCTGTTAGGTGTAATAATAACATAGgggttatataaaaatattttgaaatgagatAGAATGTACACCATAGTCTTTACAGGTAAAACACTATATCTGGGATTGGTTCTAAAATCCCCCAGTTTACTCCCTACCCAAAAATATGTCAAGGGGAAACTAGATGAGAAGCACATGAGAGGTGATTATACTAATTTCCTTCATGTATCTTTGACATTTtctgtatgttaaaaaaaaaaaaacaagtttgacTAAGCATTCCTAATTTTTTTAAGCTGACTGAGTTTTATCAAGTAGTCTGAtcaatttgttttccatttttaaaatttatgctttTTCCACTACATGAATCTTAAGAGTTAACATGTATGTGGTCTAGCAATAATAACTTACTGAGAGCTCACCAAGAAACTTTTCTATGTGTTATCTCATGTAGTCCTAAAAACCCCTATGAAGTAAGtactgcaaaagacatgaccCTCTTCAAAGGAAGGACTTAGTGCCTCTGGTGGAGTGCTGTCAGCAGAAACCCCTTTAGGGATTGCTTTGGTTACAGAGGGCCAATGCCCAAGGATATGCCTGTCTCAGGGTGGCCCAAATCCAATGACAGATGCAGAAGGGGTTATAAAGGCCTGGCTATTTGGACCAGTGCAGAACAATTCTGATGGGCCATTTTAGTCTCAGAGCTCCTCAGAAGGGTGGCCAGGGCCATCTGGTGTCTGCTTTGTTTTTGACTTCTCCCTTTCTCCAATCTtgcttcctccctgccttccacaGGTATTGTTTCCAAGGGCAGTCCCTAGCAAACATCATGTGCACTAGGCCACCTCAGAATCAGCTCCTAGAGAACCCAATCTGTGACAAGTTTTATCATTACCACTGCTAGCCTCTGCCTCATTTTACCCATGGAGCATTTTAAAATGGGGCACATGGAGATCAAATAACTTGGCCCAAATTATGCAATTAGTAAGAGGTTCAAATTCAGGCAGCCTGTTTCTAGAGCTTGAGCTCTTAGCTACAAATGTAAACTTTTTCCAATTATAGGACTAAGAATCTTGGATTTCAATTCTAATTCTGCAATGCATTTAACTGTGTGGCTTTGGTTAAATAATTTTGGTGAAATTATTGGGATGTTCTGTCTCCTCTTCTGCAAAATTGAGTAAATCCTTTATCCAAAgatcaattttttattattaaatgaaataatacacacAAAAGCAGCTGGCATGCAGAAGGCACTCAGTAGAATTGAGTAGGATAAATTCTTATTGTAAAGAACAATATAAAACCATAATTTCCAATTAAGTGTTATTTTACATTCATGAAGCAAATTTTAACAAGCACATTGTTCTGATTAActatttctaaaacaaacatGGGCTGGAAATCTTAAGTATTCCAGAAATATATTCAAAAAACATGTGTGATATAACAACATATCTTCTTCCAGATTCTTTAGGTTCAGACCTGGCCAGCGACTTTAAAAGATGTTATGTCTGAACAAAACTTTAATACTATTTTAAAGATGTCAATGGGCATTTGTCCACTCACTCTCCCTTCTGAGGAGATGACCTTGTCTGCAGGCCTTTGTGTCTAGGTTGTCAGGTTTTTGTACCATTTTTCTCTAACAGTAGGAGGAGTTGGCCTCTGACCAGGAAGATAAACAACTCTCAATTATAAATTTACATGTATCTAATATTGTGGTCTCagaatacataaagcaaaatatgaaagtaggaaaagtagataaatccacaTGATGTTGGGAGATTAGAACACACTTCTCAGCAACTGACTGACAGGTCATAATGTATTTAAGCCAGAAACATATAAGGAAAAGATAGCTAGAAAATTCCCATATCTTAGAaagttaataaatacattttaaaataattcatgtaatTAGTACATTTTGAAGTAATTTATTTATAGGAAGTACAAAAGACTGCCCTATACCTAAAGTTATAAACTATtattgagagaaattaaataatatatgtttaatatgtGGAGAAATATACAACATTCTTAAATTGTAAGACTCAATGAAATTCCCATCAAAATCCCAAcatgctctctctgtctctatgtgtgtgtgtgtgctcgtgtgtgtctgtgtctatgtgtaAGTTGACAAGTTGAAACTAAATGTGTATGGAAATGCACAGTTCAATAGATAAGATGCTTTATCAGATTTCAAAAATCTTATATAATTTAAGATTAAAAcactataataaatataaattttaagattacaTAATCAAGATGATTTGAAAAGCATGGTATTGGGGCTAGGATCAACAAACTGACCAGAGAAAGAGATTAAAGAGGCCTGAAACAATACTGTACACACAAAGACACTGGATTTATGACAAATGTAGTGCTGCAAAGTTTCGGGGGGAGAAAAAGTATTGAGAAAAAAGTACTGGGGTAAGAATGGTCTTTTTTATCTTTAGCTTGGACATATGGATATCCATATTAAAGAAATCTGACTCCCTACATCACAtcacattacaaaaataaattccaactgCATTGCAGATCTAAATGTGAATGCAAAACAACCTTTTATTGGATGATATTAGAGGAGAAGACCTTCATGACTTTGgggtacagaaatattttttaaacaggat
It encodes:
- the C18H18orf63 gene encoding uncharacterized protein C18orf63 homolog, whose product is MNDSRQQSLFFITLPDLNKLCAVRIILSNKVADTEIRTIQMKMCRQLLFLHQDILASPVSGILNQIWVVMAIPFYKARKLNAYVEKYGAKMEAPQRVIPVILQNCLSYSFTARLAPAWNRTGHLLIQGRDFLSQMGKQSAVVLNINVTETQVCLSIEACTIRLPPPELKEFEISPSLIKDFHTNKHAVIERHSILSNWCYVLPSMKMGQIINILHAIPPDCPFRSYGDFQRHWDALYGYKLPEDCGKIKIYCNIYFKMLGERTFTYPLSCIRSQPIQFFPRVDSEVVLKSFLSDLKSKLPHICGFPIKITSKPCYYTQELTKPNIQEHKVKPPNLTTKKMFRASLTQATSIKPACAQSLLPCSVAVDHKVELSVSQPTAGIFSALHLQPESVQSRKKSLSIRAPQVRSEVLMPNRGNAQVQHTNLSSQSNITPKFVPVFKNTLVLGSPKRKQHVVTQSKLFSLKTSMIQHDKLNLGPAIKNRYNSNIQMQAANNLNQENSRPLQEKNTESSENMTKFPSSNGKSTVSLNKNKQLSNSAVLLRSNNNLGVVKSAVDVQMKGKENLTGKCITQILGKSHGSLKLKRQPHIFESDGETEDPRLLQQQSENQAKEVGTSDHRLIVSKIAHKSKRKLCPESSKTSKKHHSNTAHYGQSSSSRKQILDSDKSKPKKSLIIPNA